The Apium graveolens cultivar Ventura chromosome 6, ASM990537v1, whole genome shotgun sequence genome contains a region encoding:
- the LOC141664793 gene encoding protein NDR1-like, whose amino-acid sequence MAGRLQAIQDPRYHLISCLTILTVLLFFIPIWIWLSVSIVDQSSIKFSIEDFYIAGVDSINAGAKFNQSIIYFKLDIANEDERMGIYYDNINLTFSYYKSGDHIVPVANYAIQGFRQGANKETDRKDYVVTTRGITWQQISNNVSVLSLSPSVSSDVVFRVDLATAVRFREVFTATKSKRLQVMAWCKVEVDQITGKKVSKKAIKLKHLIKNHVSGWVIFVFVIMIVPTILSPCSGFLCFAGCSKLMSRE is encoded by the coding sequence ATGGCCGGTCGTTTGCAGGCGATTCAAGACCCAAGATACCATCTCATAAGTTGTTTAACTATATTGACAGTGCTTTTATTCTTCATCCCTATATGGATATGGCTAAGCGTGTCTATAGTAGATCAATCTTCAATCAAATTTTCTATTGAAGATTTTTACATAGCTGGAGTTGATAGCATTAATGCCGGCGCAAAGTTCAACCAGTCCATTATTTACTTCAAACTCGACATTGCGAATGAAGATGAAAGAATGGGAATTTATTATGATAATATCAACCTCACTTTCTCTTACTATAAAAGTGGAGATCATATTGTTCCAGTAGCCAACTACGCCATACAAGGATTTCGCCAGGGTGCTAATAAGGAGACCGACCGAAAAGATTATGTGGTGACGACTCGCGGGATTACATGGCAACAGATTTCCAACAATGTGTCTGTGTTGTCTTTGTCGCCTTCAGTGTCGTCTGATGTGGTGTTCAGGGTGGATTTGGCAACTGCAGTGAGGTTCAGAGAGGTTTTTACTGCAACTAAAAGCAAGAGACTTCAGGTTATGGCGTGGTGTAAGGTGGAGGTTGATCAAATAACTGGCAAAAAAGTCAGTAAAAAAGCTATTAAGCTTAAGCATTTGATCAAAAATCATGTTAGTGGCTGGGTGATTTTTGTTTTTGTCATCATGATAGTACCTACTATTCTTTCGCCATGCTCGGGTTTCTTATGTTTCGCAGGTTGTTCCAAATTGATGAGCCGGGAGTAA
- the LOC141667438 gene encoding short-chain dehydrogenase TIC 32, chloroplastic-like has protein sequence MWVFGIRGRSGFSSNNTAEDVTKGIDGTGLTAIITGSTNGIGLETARVLALRGVHVIMAVRNVRAGEKVKAELLAKMPDAKIDVMALDLNSQSSIRKFVELYISSSLPLNILVNNAGINAPPFTLSEDGIEQQFAVNHLGPFLLTNLLLDTMKNTANESGIEGRIVNVGSALHAYGYKEGIRFDKINDEESYNPTDAFGQSKLCTMLHTLELARRLKEEGINITANSLHPGIVATNNMKNHGTLNKFMLVAGKLVFKNVQQGASTTCFVALNPKVKGVSGEYFMGNNLKHIKATTSMAKDPELAKKLWDFSINLTQPQAQNQIQAQLQPN, from the exons ATGTGGGTTTTTGGAATTAGAGGAAGATCTGGCTTCTCCTCCAATAACACAGCCGAGGATGTCACCAAGGGAATCGATGGAACTGGCCTTACAGCCATCATTACCG GATCAACTAATGGGATTGGATTGGAGACTGCACGAGTCCTCGCATTACGGGGAGTACATGTAATAATGGCAGTGAGAAATGTGAGAGCTGGTGAAAAAGTTAAAGCAGAGTTGCTCGCGAAAATGCCAGATGCTAAAATTGATGTCATGGCATTAGACCTCAACTCACAGTCCTCTATCAGAAAATTTGTTGAATTATATATCTCCTCGTCTCTTCCCCTCAACATCCTTGT TAACAATGCAGGGATCAATGCACCTCCATTTACTCTTTCTGAAGATGGAATTGAGCAGCAATTTGCAGTTAACCATTTAGGTCCATTTCTGTTGACAAATCTTTTGTTGGATACCATGAAAAACACTGCCAATGAAAGCGGAATAGAAGGAAGAATTGTCAATGTTGGATCAGCTCTACACGCTTATGGATACAAAGAGGGAATCCGTTTTGACAAAATCAATGATGAAGAAAG TTACAATCCCACTGATGCGTTTGGACAATCAAAGCTCTGTACCATGCTCCACACTCTTGAGCTTGCAAGGCGCTTAAAG GAGGAAGGAATTAATATTACTGCAAATTCGCTACATCCTGGCATTGTCGCAACAAATAATATGAAAAACCATGGCACTCTTAATA AGTTCATGCTTGTGGCTGGGAAACTTGTGTTTAAAAATGTGCAGCAG GGTGCATCCACTACTTGCTTTGTGGCACTGAATCCTAAAGTTAAAGGTGTTAGTGGTGAATATTTCATGGGCAATAACCTTAAACACATAAAGGCTACTACTTCCATGGCTAAGGATCCTGAACTGGCCAAAAAACTCTGGGATTTCAGTATTAACTTAACACAGCCCCAGGCCCAGAATCAGATCCAGGCCCAGCTTCAGCCCAACTGA